A single genomic interval of Neisseria leonii harbors:
- a CDS encoding ammonium transporter, whose translation MRYASLLPFFLLSASASADTTVSWQQPLSAIDSGNTAWVMISAILVLFMTVPGLALFYGGMVRKKNLLSTMMHSFSAAALVSILWAAVGYSLAFTPGNAFIGGLDRIFLNGMGLDLTQNSVSVSPNADSIPETVFMFFQMTFAVISTAIIAGAFAERMKYSAMMLFSGLWILLVYVPTAHWVWGGGFMSEGGVLDYAGGTVVHINAGIAGLVAALVLGRRTGYGREAMPPHNLALTLIGAAMLWVGWFGFNAGSAVAADASAGMAMAVTQLAAAAGALAWLLCEKSVGHKPSALGLASGAVAGLVGITPAAGFVGPKGALMIGGLTALGCYWAAVTVKRKLGYDDSLDAFGIHGFGGLIGAILTGLLFDNRIFGGEAAIGSQVWIQTKDALITVLYSGIMSFVILKATGLVCGGLRVGHDVEREGLDVNIHGERVE comes from the coding sequence ATGAGATACGCTTCCCTACTCCCGTTTTTTCTGCTGTCCGCCTCCGCTTCGGCCGACACAACAGTCAGCTGGCAGCAGCCCTTGTCGGCCATTGACTCCGGCAATACTGCTTGGGTCATGATTTCGGCCATACTGGTATTGTTTATGACGGTTCCCGGATTGGCGCTTTTTTACGGCGGCATGGTCCGCAAGAAAAACCTTCTCTCAACCATGATGCACAGCTTCTCGGCAGCCGCTCTGGTCAGTATCTTATGGGCTGCGGTAGGCTATTCGCTGGCTTTTACGCCCGGAAATGCCTTTATCGGCGGTTTGGACCGCATTTTCCTGAACGGAATGGGACTGGATCTGACTCAAAATTCGGTCAGCGTCTCCCCCAATGCGGACAGCATACCCGAAACGGTATTTATGTTTTTCCAAATGACGTTTGCCGTTATTTCAACCGCCATTATTGCCGGTGCATTTGCCGAACGGATGAAGTATTCTGCCATGATGCTGTTTTCCGGCCTGTGGATACTGCTGGTCTACGTACCGACCGCACATTGGGTGTGGGGCGGCGGTTTTATGAGTGAAGGCGGCGTGCTGGATTATGCCGGCGGCACCGTCGTGCACATCAATGCGGGCATCGCCGGTCTGGTGGCTGCACTGGTACTGGGCAGACGGACAGGTTACGGCAGAGAAGCCATGCCGCCGCACAATCTGGCACTGACACTGATCGGCGCGGCCATGCTGTGGGTGGGCTGGTTCGGCTTTAATGCGGGTTCGGCCGTAGCTGCGGACGCTTCTGCCGGTATGGCAATGGCCGTTACCCAACTGGCTGCGGCTGCCGGCGCACTGGCATGGCTGCTGTGCGAGAAATCCGTCGGCCACAAACCCTCTGCTCTGGGGCTGGCTTCCGGTGCGGTGGCCGGTTTGGTCGGCATTACGCCTGCGGCAGGCTTTGTCGGCCCCAAAGGCGCACTGATGATCGGCGGCCTGACCGCGCTCGGCTGCTACTGGGCGGCAGTTACCGTAAAACGCAAACTGGGCTATGACGACTCACTGGACGCTTTCGGTATTCACGGCTTCGGCGGCCTGATCGGCGCCATACTTACCGGCCTGCTGTTCGACAACCGCATCTTCGGCGGCGAAGCCGCCATCGGCAGCCAGGTATGGATCCAGACCAAAGACGCTTTGATTACCGTCCTATACAGCGGCATCATGAGCTTTGTGATTTTGAAAGCCACTGGCCTCGTATGCGGCGGCCTGCGTGTCGGACACGATGTCGAACGGGAAGGCTTGGATGTGAATATCCACGGCGAA
- a CDS encoding P-II family nitrogen regulator, giving the protein MKKITAMIKPFKLEDVRKALSDIGIQGMTVTEVKGFGRQKGHTEIYRGAEYAVDFLPKVQLDIVVSDHEAEQVIEMIIEYSRTGKVGDGKIFVTPVEQVIRIRTGETGDDAV; this is encoded by the coding sequence ATGAAGAAAATCACCGCCATGATTAAACCATTCAAATTGGAAGATGTCCGGAAAGCTTTGAGCGACATCGGCATTCAGGGCATGACCGTTACCGAAGTCAAAGGCTTCGGCCGCCAGAAAGGCCACACCGAAATTTACCGTGGCGCAGAATATGCGGTGGATTTCCTGCCCAAAGTACAGTTGGACATCGTGGTCAGCGATCACGAGGCCGAACAGGTAATCGAAATGATTATCGAATATTCACGTACCGGCAAAGTCGGAGACGGAAAAATTTTTGTGACCCCCGTTGAGCAGGTCATCCGTATCCGGACAGGGGAAACCGGTGATGACGCCGTCTGA
- a CDS encoding polyamine ABC transporter substrate-binding protein translates to MLKKLFLLGAAVFSLAACGGKSEQPPNTSSPASAASEAVSGLPETAAVKVYNWSDYVDPQTLRGFEQKTGVKLTYDIYDSDETLEAKVLTGKSGYDVVAPSNAFVGRQIKVGAYQKINKELIPNLKHISPKLLQLMQQVDPGNEYAVPFFWGSNTLAINTERVEKALNGLPMPENLWALVFDPQYTAKLKSCGISYLDSAAEIYPLVLNYLGKNPNSSDQADTDAATALLKANRPNIKRFTSSGYIDDLARGDTCATIGFSGELNVAKRRAQEAGRGENIEVLIPKEGVGIWVDSFAIPADAANVRNAHRFINDFLDPEVAAVNGNYVSYSPSSMPARDLMDESLRNDPTVFLSEEDLANSFIMVPLDPARLRDMVREWQRIKAGS, encoded by the coding sequence ATGTTGAAAAAACTGTTTCTGCTCGGTGCTGCCGTGTTTTCGCTGGCAGCCTGCGGCGGCAAATCCGAGCAGCCGCCAAACACTTCGTCTCCTGCTTCCGCCGCTTCGGAAGCCGTATCCGGTCTGCCGGAAACGGCGGCCGTCAAAGTCTATAATTGGTCGGACTATGTCGATCCGCAGACGCTGCGCGGGTTCGAACAGAAAACCGGCGTGAAACTGACTTACGATATTTACGACAGCGATGAGACGCTGGAAGCCAAAGTGCTGACAGGAAAATCGGGCTACGATGTGGTCGCCCCGTCCAATGCCTTTGTCGGCCGCCAGATTAAGGTGGGGGCTTATCAAAAAATCAATAAAGAGCTGATTCCCAACCTGAAACACATCAGCCCGAAACTGCTGCAACTGATGCAGCAGGTGGATCCGGGCAACGAATACGCCGTACCGTTTTTCTGGGGCAGCAATACGCTGGCTATCAATACCGAACGGGTGGAAAAAGCCTTGAACGGCCTGCCGATGCCCGAGAATCTGTGGGCTTTGGTCTTCGACCCGCAATACACCGCCAAGCTCAAAAGCTGCGGCATTTCCTATCTCGACAGCGCGGCGGAAATTTACCCGCTGGTACTCAATTATCTGGGCAAAAACCCCAACAGCAGCGATCAGGCCGACACCGATGCGGCCACCGCGCTTCTCAAAGCCAACCGCCCGAATATCAAACGTTTTACCTCATCGGGCTATATCGATGATCTGGCGCGCGGCGATACTTGTGCGACTATCGGTTTCAGCGGCGAACTCAATGTCGCCAAACGCCGCGCACAGGAAGCCGGACGCGGCGAAAACATCGAAGTGCTGATTCCCAAAGAAGGCGTGGGCATCTGGGTGGACTCCTTCGCCATTCCGGCCGATGCGGCCAATGTGCGCAACGCCCACCGCTTTATCAACGACTTTCTCGACCCCGAAGTCGCCGCCGTAAACGGCAATTACGTGTCCTACTCGCCCTCCTCCATGCCCGCGCGCGATTTGATGGACGAGTCTCTGCGCAACGACCCGACGGTTTTCTTATCGGAAGAGGATTTGGCCAACAGCTTCATTATGGTGCCGCTGGATCCTGCACGCCTGCGCGACATGGTACGCGAATGGCAGCGGATTAAAGCCGGCAGCTGA
- the alaS gene encoding alanine--tRNA ligase encodes MKTSELRQKFLKFFESKGHQIVPSSSLVPHDDPTLLFTNAGMNQFKDVFLGFDKRPYSRATTAQKCVRAGGKHNDLENVGYTARHHTFFEMMGNFSFGDYFKRDAVKFAWEFLTSPEWLNIPQEKLLATVYAEDDEAYAIWRDEIGLPESRIIRIGDNKGSRYASDNFWQMGDTGPCGPCSEIFYDHGSHIWGGPPGSAEEDGDRFIEIWNCVFMQYNRDEAGNMNPLPKPSVDTGMGLERMAAVMQHVNSNYEIDLFDNLLKAAARETGVPFSMDVPSLKVIADHIRACSFLIADGVLPSNEGRGYVLRRIIRRAVRHGYKLGCKEAFFYKLVPDLVREMGSAYPELAEKQAQIADALKNEETRFAQTLETGMALLENALAGGGRTLGGEVIFKLYDTYGFPYDLTADICRERGIEMDEAGFNREMEAQRARARAAQSFKADTQLAYEGSDTEFKGYTERKTEAVILALYKDGEPVDELAEGDSGAVVLDNTPFYAESGGQVGDVGYICAGENRFEVRDTQKIKAAVSGQFGVLVSGRLKKGDRVSAEIDHQVRDANMRNHSATHLMHQALRDVLGSHVEQKGSLVTAELTRFDISHPQAVSAEEIAEVERRVNAAILANVEVKAAIMSMEEAQKTGAMMLFGEKYGETVRVLQMGGFSTELCGGTHVARTGDIGFFKIVSEGGIAAGVRRIEAITGLNALAWAQKQEQLLKNIIGEVKAQTERDVLAKIQANAAQNKALEKELARAKAELAVHAGAKLLEQAKDLGGALLVAAQVEADAAALRDMVTDLSGKSDKAVILLAAVNGGKVSLCAGVSKPLTAKVKAGDLVKSAAEQIGGKGGGRPDLAQAGGTDAAKLPEALAGVESWVTAKLA; translated from the coding sequence ATGAAAACTTCCGAACTGCGCCAAAAATTCCTCAAATTCTTTGAAAGCAAAGGCCACCAGATTGTGCCTTCCTCTTCACTCGTGCCGCATGACGACCCGACCCTGCTGTTTACCAATGCGGGCATGAACCAATTCAAAGACGTTTTTCTCGGTTTCGACAAACGCCCGTACAGCCGCGCCACTACTGCGCAAAAATGCGTGCGCGCCGGCGGCAAGCACAACGATTTGGAAAACGTCGGCTATACCGCCCGCCACCATACCTTTTTTGAGATGATGGGCAATTTCTCGTTCGGCGACTATTTCAAGCGTGATGCCGTCAAATTTGCCTGGGAGTTTCTCACTTCCCCGGAATGGCTGAATATCCCCCAAGAAAAACTGCTGGCCACCGTTTATGCCGAAGACGACGAAGCCTATGCCATCTGGCGCGACGAAATCGGCCTGCCCGAAAGCCGGATTATCCGCATCGGCGACAACAAAGGCAGCCGCTACGCTTCCGACAACTTCTGGCAGATGGGCGATACCGGCCCCTGCGGCCCCTGCTCGGAAATTTTCTACGACCACGGCAGCCACATCTGGGGCGGCCCGCCGGGCAGCGCGGAAGAAGACGGCGACCGCTTTATCGAAATCTGGAACTGCGTATTTATGCAGTACAACCGCGATGAAGCGGGCAATATGAACCCGCTGCCCAAACCCAGCGTGGATACCGGCATGGGCTTGGAGCGCATGGCCGCCGTGATGCAGCATGTGAACAGCAATTACGAAATCGACCTGTTCGACAACCTGCTCAAAGCCGCCGCGCGCGAAACCGGCGTGCCGTTCAGTATGGACGTGCCCAGCCTGAAAGTGATTGCCGACCATATCCGCGCCTGCTCTTTCCTGATTGCCGACGGTGTGCTGCCTTCTAACGAAGGGCGCGGTTATGTCTTGCGCCGCATTATCCGCCGTGCCGTGCGCCACGGTTACAAACTCGGCTGCAAAGAAGCGTTTTTCTACAAACTCGTGCCGGATTTGGTCAGAGAAATGGGCAGTGCCTATCCCGAATTGGCCGAAAAGCAGGCGCAAATCGCCGATGCACTGAAAAACGAAGAAACCCGCTTCGCCCAAACGCTGGAAACCGGCATGGCTCTGCTGGAAAACGCTTTGGCCGGAGGCGGGCGGACACTGGGCGGCGAAGTCATTTTCAAACTCTATGATACTTACGGTTTCCCCTACGATCTGACGGCCGATATCTGCCGCGAACGCGGAATCGAAATGGACGAAGCGGGTTTCAACCGCGAAATGGAAGCCCAGCGTGCCCGTGCCCGTGCCGCACAGAGCTTCAAGGCCGATACCCAATTGGCCTATGAAGGCAGCGATACCGAGTTCAAAGGCTACACCGAGCGCAAAACCGAAGCCGTGATTCTCGCGCTGTACAAAGACGGCGAACCGGTGGACGAATTGGCCGAAGGCGACAGCGGTGCGGTGGTGCTGGACAATACGCCGTTTTATGCCGAAAGCGGCGGCCAGGTGGGTGATGTCGGCTATATTTGTGCCGGAGAAAACCGCTTTGAAGTGCGGGATACGCAGAAAATCAAAGCTGCCGTTTCCGGCCAGTTCGGCGTGCTGGTGTCCGGCCGTCTGAAAAAGGGCGACCGCGTATCGGCGGAAATCGACCATCAGGTGCGCGATGCCAATATGCGCAACCACAGCGCGACCCACCTGATGCACCAGGCCCTGCGCGATGTATTGGGCAGCCATGTCGAGCAGAAAGGCTCGCTGGTAACGGCAGAGCTGACCCGCTTCGATATTTCCCACCCGCAGGCCGTCAGCGCGGAAGAAATCGCCGAAGTGGAACGCCGCGTCAATGCCGCCATTCTTGCCAACGTGGAAGTGAAAGCCGCCATCATGAGCATGGAAGAGGCGCAGAAAACCGGCGCGATGATGCTGTTCGGCGAAAAATACGGCGAAACCGTGCGCGTATTGCAGATGGGCGGTTTTTCTACCGAGCTGTGCGGCGGAACCCACGTTGCGCGTACCGGTGACATCGGATTTTTCAAAATTGTCAGCGAAGGCGGCATTGCCGCCGGAGTGCGCCGCATTGAAGCCATCACCGGCCTGAACGCGTTGGCTTGGGCACAGAAACAGGAGCAGCTGCTCAAAAACATTATCGGCGAAGTGAAAGCGCAGACCGAACGCGACGTATTGGCCAAAATCCAAGCCAATGCCGCGCAAAACAAAGCTTTGGAAAAAGAACTCGCGCGCGCCAAAGCCGAATTGGCCGTACACGCGGGCGCGAAACTGCTGGAACAGGCAAAAGATTTGGGCGGGGCTTTGCTGGTGGCGGCACAGGTTGAAGCTGATGCCGCCGCGCTGCGCGACATGGTAACCGACCTGAGCGGCAAATCCGACAAAGCAGTGATTCTGCTGGCTGCGGTAAACGGAGGAAAAGTTTCCCTGTGCGCGGGCGTCTCCAAACCGCTGACCGCCAAAGTGAAAGCAGGCGATCTGGTTAAATCCGCGGCCGAACAGATCGGCGGCAAAGGCGGCGGTCGTCCCGATCTGGCACAGGCGGGCGGTACCGATGCCGCCAAACTGCCGGAAGCTCTGGCAGGCGTGGAAAGCTGGGTAACGGCCAAACTGGCCTGA
- a CDS encoding electron transfer flavoprotein-ubiquinone oxidoreductase, with the protein MNETVERDSMQYDVVVVGAGPAGLSAAIKLKQLATAAGREVSVCVVEKGSEVGAHSLSGAVIDPKALSELLPDWQADGAPLTRSVTEDRVLFLTEEKAYRLPTPPSFHNRGNYIISLGLLTRWLAEQAESLGVEIYPGFAAAEILYHEDGSVKGIATGDMGIGKDGTPTDMFQRGMALYGQQTVFAEGCRGSLSKQLIRRFRLDENCQAQTYGLGIKEIWEIPPGQSQPGLTVHTTGWPLDRKTYGGSFVYHLDNNQVAVGFVVGLDYENPYLSPFEEFQRFKTHPEIRKTLAGGRRIAYGARALNEGGLQSLPKLTAPGAVLAGDAAGFLNVPRIKGIHTAIKSGMLAAEAVFGCLAENGTELDSAPEAADYTERFRRSWLYEELHQARNIRPAFKWGLFAAFAYTGLEQYLFKGRTPWTLRHHNGGDHNALRKAARCRPIDYPKPDGVLTFDRLSSVALANVYHEENQPAHLTLKNPQTMIDVNLHEYAAPETRYCPAAVYETVENADGPRLQINAANCVHCKTCDIKDPTQNIVWVCPEGGGGPNYSAM; encoded by the coding sequence ATGAACGAAACCGTTGAACGCGACAGTATGCAGTACGATGTGGTGGTGGTGGGCGCCGGTCCTGCCGGTTTGTCCGCCGCCATCAAGTTGAAGCAGCTTGCCACCGCCGCCGGGCGCGAAGTGAGTGTGTGCGTGGTGGAGAAAGGCTCGGAAGTGGGGGCGCACAGTTTGTCCGGTGCCGTCATCGATCCCAAAGCATTGTCCGAGCTGCTGCCCGACTGGCAGGCGGACGGTGCGCCGCTGACGCGCAGTGTTACCGAAGACCGCGTACTGTTTCTCACAGAAGAAAAGGCATACAGGCTGCCCACGCCGCCGAGTTTCCACAACCGGGGCAATTATATTATCAGCCTCGGCCTGCTGACGCGCTGGCTGGCGGAACAGGCGGAAAGCCTCGGGGTAGAAATTTATCCGGGCTTTGCCGCTGCCGAGATTCTGTATCACGAAGACGGCAGCGTAAAAGGGATTGCCACGGGCGATATGGGCATCGGCAAAGACGGCACGCCGACCGATATGTTTCAGCGCGGCATGGCGTTGTACGGGCAACAGACGGTATTTGCCGAGGGCTGCCGCGGTTCGCTCAGCAAACAGCTGATCCGCCGTTTCAGGTTGGACGAAAACTGTCAGGCGCAAACCTACGGGCTGGGCATCAAGGAAATCTGGGAAATCCCGCCCGGGCAGTCGCAGCCGGGTCTGACGGTGCATACTACGGGCTGGCCGCTGGACCGGAAGACTTACGGCGGTTCGTTTGTCTATCATTTGGACAACAATCAAGTCGCTGTCGGCTTTGTGGTCGGTCTGGATTACGAAAATCCCTATCTTTCGCCGTTTGAAGAATTCCAGCGTTTCAAAACCCACCCCGAAATCCGCAAAACGCTGGCGGGCGGGCGGCGGATTGCCTACGGCGCGCGCGCGCTCAACGAAGGCGGTTTGCAGAGCCTGCCCAAGCTGACTGCGCCCGGCGCGGTTTTGGCGGGCGATGCGGCCGGTTTTCTGAATGTGCCGCGCATCAAGGGCATTCATACGGCCATCAAATCGGGTATGCTCGCGGCCGAAGCCGTTTTCGGCTGTTTGGCCGAAAACGGTACCGAACTCGACAGCGCGCCCGAGGCGGCAGACTATACGGAACGTTTCCGCCGAAGCTGGCTGTATGAAGAACTGCATCAGGCACGCAATATCCGCCCCGCTTTCAAATGGGGGCTGTTTGCCGCATTTGCCTACACGGGTTTGGAACAATATCTGTTCAAAGGCCGCACGCCGTGGACGCTCAGGCACCACAACGGCGGCGACCACAACGCCCTGCGCAAAGCGGCACGCTGCCGCCCCATCGACTACCCCAAACCCGACGGTGTGCTGACCTTCGACCGTTTGAGCAGCGTGGCACTGGCCAATGTGTATCACGAGGAAAACCAGCCCGCGCACCTGACGCTGAAAAACCCGCAGACCATGATTGATGTGAATCTGCACGAATACGCCGCGCCGGAAACGCGCTACTGCCCCGCCGCCGTGTACGAAACGGTTGAAAACGCCGACGGCCCGCGCCTGCAAATCAATGCCGCCAACTGCGTACACTGCAAAACCTGCGACATCAAAGACCCGACGCAGAATATTGTCTGGGTCTGCCCCGAAGGCGGCGGCGGGCCGAATTACAGCGCAATGTAG
- a CDS encoding dihydrofolate reductase, whose protein sequence is MNITLIAAYAAANRCIGTDNRMPWHLPEDFAFFKAYTLGKPVIMGRKTWESLPKKPLPGRRNIVISRQTGYRAEGAETVHSLEAALALCSGSEEAVIMGGAQIYRQALPLATELRITEVETDVEGDAFFPEWPSENWREMSRETGISQNGLRFAFVRYVRV, encoded by the coding sequence ATGAACATTACCCTGATTGCCGCCTATGCCGCCGCCAACCGCTGTATCGGCACCGACAACCGTATGCCCTGGCATCTGCCCGAAGATTTTGCTTTCTTCAAAGCCTATACGCTGGGCAAACCCGTGATTATGGGGCGGAAAACGTGGGAATCGCTGCCGAAAAAACCGCTGCCGGGGCGGCGCAATATCGTTATCAGCCGCCAAACCGGCTACCGTGCGGAAGGCGCGGAAACGGTGCACAGTCTGGAAGCGGCACTGGCTTTGTGCTCGGGCAGCGAGGAAGCCGTCATTATGGGCGGTGCGCAAATCTACCGTCAGGCTCTGCCGCTGGCTACCGAACTCCGTATCACGGAAGTGGAAACCGACGTCGAGGGCGATGCGTTTTTCCCCGAATGGCCGTCTGAAAACTGGCGCGAGATGTCGCGCGAGACAGGGATTTCCCAAAACGGGCTGCGCTTTGCGTTTGTCCGCTATGTGCGCGTTTAG
- the yaaA gene encoding peroxide stress protein YaaA, with amino-acid sequence MLFLLSPAKNLNEKDPAPPAAHTLPDLLDDAAELMAQLKPLAPQDLAGLMHISDKIALLNAERNAAWHTPFTPENAKPAVYLFNGDVYDGLNAAALGETATAYLQHRLRILSGLYGLLRPLDLIQPYRLEMGTPFANTRGKNLYEFWGSSLTDLINRTLSAQNGRTVINLASQEYFKAVRAEELHARLITPVFQDEKNGRHKIISFYAKRARGLMVRYAAENGITDPEMLKNFDSEGYRFHEAASTENEWVFLRPEQSK; translated from the coding sequence ATGCTGTTTCTGCTTTCCCCCGCCAAAAACCTGAACGAAAAAGACCCCGCACCGCCTGCCGCACACACCCTGCCCGATTTACTGGACGATGCCGCCGAACTGATGGCGCAGCTCAAACCGCTCGCACCGCAAGATCTGGCCGGACTGATGCACATTTCCGACAAAATCGCCCTGCTCAACGCCGAACGCAACGCCGCATGGCACACCCCGTTTACACCCGAAAACGCCAAGCCCGCCGTCTATCTGTTCAACGGCGATGTTTACGACGGCCTGAACGCCGCCGCACTCGGCGAAACCGCCACCGCCTACCTGCAACACCGCCTGCGCATACTCTCCGGCCTCTACGGCCTGCTGCGCCCGCTGGATTTGATACAGCCCTATCGTCTGGAAATGGGCACACCGTTTGCCAACACGCGCGGCAAAAACCTCTATGAGTTTTGGGGCAGCAGCCTGACCGATCTCATCAACCGCACCCTGTCCGCACAAAACGGCCGCACCGTTATCAACCTCGCCTCTCAGGAATATTTCAAAGCCGTCCGAGCCGAAGAACTCCATGCCCGCCTGATTACCCCCGTCTTCCAAGACGAAAAAAACGGCCGCCACAAAATCATCAGCTTCTACGCCAAACGCGCGCGCGGCCTGATGGTGCGCTATGCCGCCGAGAACGGCATTACCGATCCCGAAATGCTGAAAAACTTCGACAGCGAAGGCTACCGCTTCCATGAGGCTGCCTCCACCGAAAACGAATGGGTATTCCTGCGCCCGGAACAATCAAAATAA
- the purE gene encoding 5-(carboxyamino)imidazole ribonucleotide mutase — protein MIQIGIIMGSNSDWPVMQHAADFLEKFGIAYEARVVSAHRTPDLMFEYAETARERGIQAIIAGAGGAAHLPGMVAAKTTVPVLGVPVPSKYLRGEDSLLSIVQMPKGVPVATFAIGEAGAANAALFAVSLLANHDAALAEKLAAFRAEQEAAVLAMSLPQP, from the coding sequence ATGATTCAAATCGGCATCATCATGGGCAGCAACAGCGACTGGCCCGTTATGCAGCACGCCGCAGACTTTCTCGAAAAATTCGGCATCGCCTATGAAGCGCGCGTCGTTTCCGCCCACCGCACCCCCGATTTAATGTTCGAATATGCCGAAACCGCGCGCGAACGGGGCATTCAGGCGATTATCGCCGGAGCGGGCGGCGCAGCGCACCTGCCCGGTATGGTCGCCGCCAAAACCACCGTTCCCGTTCTCGGCGTACCTGTACCCAGCAAATACCTGCGCGGCGAAGACTCCCTGCTCTCCATCGTCCAGATGCCCAAAGGCGTGCCCGTCGCCACCTTCGCCATCGGCGAGGCCGGTGCGGCCAATGCCGCATTGTTCGCCGTCTCCCTGCTGGCCAACCACGATGCCGCACTGGCAGAGAAATTGGCCGCATTCCGTGCCGAACAGGAAGCCGCCGTACTGGCCATGTCACTGCCGCAGCCCTGA
- a CDS encoding tol-pal system YbgF family protein: protein MKYAFPLPTLFLLAACAAHSEPAASPQTPPTAADSGIPHPKADSETQIRRLSVEIGRLQYRLDELENRIDRFETRHSSPAQNFAPPARTASPSADRAARSAQNLTQAQTHYRNGNYAAAIKILNSAESGGNGSETERKSMYLLLQSHYRQGNCESAINIANRYLSRFRTSPEAAEALYTVGRCQWTMQQRDIARATWRKLAATYPDSAAARRTARYLKY from the coding sequence ATGAAATATGCTTTTCCGCTTCCGACACTTTTTCTGTTGGCCGCCTGCGCCGCACACAGCGAACCGGCCGCCTCCCCGCAGACGCCCCCCACCGCCGCCGACAGCGGCATTCCCCACCCTAAAGCCGACAGCGAAACACAAATCCGCCGTCTGAGCGTGGAAATCGGCCGTCTGCAATACCGTTTGGACGAACTGGAAAACCGCATCGACCGTTTCGAAACCCGGCACAGCAGCCCTGCACAAAACTTTGCACCGCCTGCCCGGACTGCCTCGCCCTCAGCCGACCGGGCCGCCCGCTCAGCGCAAAACCTGACACAGGCACAAACCCATTACCGCAACGGCAACTATGCTGCCGCCATCAAAATACTGAACTCCGCCGAAAGTGGCGGCAACGGCAGCGAAACCGAACGCAAAAGCATGTATCTGCTGCTGCAAAGCCACTACAGACAGGGCAACTGCGAATCGGCCATCAACATTGCCAACCGCTACCTTTCGCGTTTCCGCACCAGCCCCGAAGCCGCCGAAGCCCTCTATACCGTCGGCCGGTGCCAGTGGACGATGCAGCAGCGCGACATCGCCCGCGCCACGTGGCGCAAACTGGCGGCCACCTATCCCGACAGTGCCGCCGCCCGCCGTACCGCCCGATACCTGAAATACTGA
- a CDS encoding class I SAM-dependent methyltransferase has translation MSITATAATPELLAYLRRIGEPEHPALAAIRAANTGHRMGKMAVAPEQAALLTWLARLIRAENYLEIGVFTGYSSTAMALALPPHGRITACDINAGFTALAQTAWQQAGVADKITLHLQPALFTLDELIAEGKSGSFDMAFIDADKPPTPHYYERCLQLVRPGGIIAIDNILLGGRVLHDAPPNAPQAWPVLQAFNAALPHDPRIIPITLPLGDGLTLLQKR, from the coding sequence ATGAGCATCACGGCCACCGCCGCCACGCCCGAGCTTCTGGCCTATCTGCGCCGCATCGGCGAGCCGGAACACCCCGCGCTCGCCGCCATCCGTGCCGCCAATACCGGCCACCGCATGGGCAAAATGGCGGTCGCCCCCGAACAGGCCGCGCTGCTCACATGGCTGGCCCGCCTGATCCGCGCCGAAAACTATCTGGAAATCGGCGTATTCACCGGATACAGCAGCACCGCCATGGCACTGGCCCTGCCGCCGCACGGCCGCATCACTGCCTGCGACATCAACGCGGGCTTTACCGCACTGGCGCAAACCGCATGGCAGCAGGCCGGTGTCGCCGACAAGATTACCCTGCATCTGCAACCGGCACTGTTTACCTTGGACGAACTGATCGCCGAAGGAAAAAGCGGCAGCTTCGACATGGCGTTTATCGATGCCGACAAGCCGCCCACGCCGCACTATTACGAACGCTGCCTGCAACTGGTGCGCCCCGGCGGCATCATCGCCATCGACAATATCCTGCTCGGCGGCCGCGTGTTGCACGATGCCCCGCCAAACGCACCGCAAGCCTGGCCGGTTTTGCAGGCTTTCAACGCCGCCCTGCCCCATGACCCGAGGATTATCCCGATTACCCTGCCTTTGGGCGACGGGCTGACCCTGCTGCAAAAACGCTGA
- a CDS encoding DUF3460 family protein — MYHYQSDATRFINDYLEQNPQEAEQRLKNRGILWDVAVNPEEQANYEAAKLPKKPYAYQPD; from the coding sequence ATGTACCATTATCAATCCGATGCCACCCGATTTATCAACGACTATCTCGAACAAAACCCGCAGGAAGCCGAGCAGCGGCTGAAAAACCGCGGCATCTTGTGGGACGTGGCCGTCAATCCCGAAGAACAGGCAAACTACGAAGCGGCCAAACTGCCGAAAAAGCCTTACGCCTACCAGCCGGATTAA